CAGCGACACCACATCCACCGCGTGGCCCAGGCGGCGCAGCTCGTCGCGCAGGCCCTCGACCAGCAGCTCGGCCCCGCCGCGCACAAAGGGCACCTGGGTGGCGCAGATCAGGATGCGCTTCATAGCGGCGGCTCCTCGTAGGGGCGGAAGGCCACGTTGAAGCCCATGGCGGCGGCGGTGCGGCGGGCCACATCCTCCCAGCGGCAGGTGGCCAGCACAAAATCGCGCCCGCGCTGGCCCATGGCCTGGCGGGCCTCGGGGGCGGCCAGCAGCACATCCAGCGCCGCCGCAAACTCGGCGAAGCTGGCGAAGGTCAGGCCACCGCCGCTGATGTGGGCGGCCTCGCTGGTCACGGCGCAGTCGGCGTGCACCAGGGCGCAGGTGCGCTGGAGCCAGGCCTCCATCAGCACGATCGAGAAGCTCTCGTAGGTGGAGGGCTGCACAAAGATATCGGCGGCGGCGTAGGCGTCGGCCTTCTCCTGCGGTGTCACGAAGCCCAGGTCGAGCACCAGCTCGCCCAGCGATGCGGGCAGATCCAGCGGGTCGCGCCCGCTCATCATCAGGCGGATGGGCGTGCCGCGCCTGGCCCAGTACTCGCGCAGGTACGAGATCAGCAGCGGGATGTTCTTGCTGCCGTCGCGGCGGCCCGCGTACATCAGCAGCGGGCCTTCCAGCCCGCGCCGCGCGCGGAAGGCCGCGCCATCGCCCACGGGCGTCAGGTCGATGCCCTCGCCCGCCGTCACCGCCTGCTCAGGCGGCAGGCCGTAGAGCTGGGCGGCCAGGCGGCGCTCGGCGGGGCTGTTGTGCAGCGAGCGGCGGGCGTGGCGGAACATCCAGGCGTAGGTGGTGTAGCGGGCGTACGGCTCGTCGTGCAGGCAGGGCAGCAGGTGGGCGCGGTCGCCCGCCAGCAGCGTGCCCCAGAAGCTGGTGGGGAAGGGGTAGAGCACGAACAAAAACTGCCGCCGCTCGCGCTCCTGCGCCACCGCCTCCAGCATGTCCTCGCTGGATGCGAGCGAGGCCAGCAGGCGCAGCTCGTGGTCGGGAAAGGCGGGCAGGCTGGCGTGCAGGCCGCGCCGCAGCACCGCCTGGGGCACATACGGCTCGGCGCGGGGCGGCGTGATGGCGAATCGGCGCAGCGGCACGCCGTCCAGCGTGCCCGGCCCGGCGGGGTAGTGCGGCACCTGCGGCGCGAACGAGTCGCGGGCGTCGGTGGCCCAGACCTCCACGGGCAGGCCCAGGGCGTGCAGGGCGGCGGCGAGCTGGCGGGCCTGGGTCTCGGCCCCGCCCGCAGTCTCGGCCCCAAACCAGGGCGAGACGATGGTGAGAGTGTCGGCCATGTGTCACGGGTGGCTATGCCCCGCGCGGCGGCGGGGCGGGCGGGGTCAAGGGGCGGGCCGTCGGCTGGCGGCGCGGGCCTGGGCGGCGCTGCCGCGCCGCTCGGCATCCAGCCGCACAAAGCTGGCCAGCCCCTGGGTGATCGCGGCGTTCGCGGCGTTCTGCTGCTCCACAATCGGGTTGATGTACCAGCGCAGGTACTGGCGCACCAGCTTGTTCAGCAGGGCCACGGCGCGCTGGGGCAGCGAGCTGGCGGGCAGCGGCCAGTGGGCCAGCACGCCCTGGCGCAGGCGCAGCTGGGGCAGCTGGGCGCGCAGCTCGATGTCGGGCAGCGGCGCGGGCGGCTCGGCGGCGGCGCGCTGGGCCACCAGCCGCTGGAGCTGGGCCGCATCCGGGGCGGGCGAGCCGCCGCCGGGGGGCGGGGGCGCGGCGGGCGCGGGCGGCGCGGGCTGGGCCACCTGCGCGGCCAGGTCGGCGTACGATTCGGCCAGCAGCCGCAGCGTGCGGGCCACCGTATCGTTATAGGCGTTCTGCTGCTCCACAATCGGGTTGATATACCAGCGCAGGTAGCGGCGCACCAGCTTGTTGATCACCGCCATGGCGCGCTGGGGCAGCGTGTGGCCGATCAGCGGCCAGTGGGCGCTGACCACGCGGTGCAGCTCGATCTCATCCAGGGCGCGCTGGATCTCCTGCTGGATGGCATCCTCGGCGGGCGAGGCGCTGGCCAGCCTGCGGGCGCGCACCTCGGCGCGCAGCGCGTCGAGGATGGGGCCGACCTCGATGGCGGGCTGGGGCGCAGGGTCGGGGGCAGTATCGTTCATGGGAAGCTCTCTGCTTGTGCGTGCGGCGGGCGGCCCCGCCAGGGCTGCGGCGCATTATAGCACGGCGGCGGCGCGGCCTGAATCGCTTATAATAGCGAGGCATTCGTTTTCATTCTGGCTCGTAGAGGCACACGCCACGATAAAAGGACAGCTATGAACGTTCTCCTGGTGGGCGGCGGCGGGCGCGAGCACGCCCTCGCGTGGAAGATCGCCCAGTCGCCGCAGCTCGGCAAGCTCTACATCGCGCCGGGCAACCCCGGCACCGCGCAGCTGGGCGAGAACATCCCGGTGGAGGCCACCGACGTGGCCAAGATCATGGATGTGGTGCGGGCGCGGCAGATCGACTTTGTGGTGGTGGGGCCAGAGGCCCCGCTGGCCGAGGGCATGGCCGACGCCTGCCTGGCGGCGGGCGTGGCGGTGTTCGGCCCGGTGCAGGCGGCGGCGCGGCTGGAGAGCAGCAAGACCTTCTCGAAAGAGGTGATGGTGGCCGCAGGCGTGCCCACCGCCGAGGCCCACGCCTTCGACCGCGCCGAGGATGCCGCCGCCTTCGTGCGCCAGAGCGGCAAGCTGTGGGTGGTGAAGGCCGACGGCCTGGCCAGCGGCAAGGGCGTGATCGTGCCCGAGAGCGTGGACGAGACGCTGGAGGCGATCGCGCAGCTGGGCGGCACCAGCGCGGGCCAGCGGCTGCTGCTCGAAGAGCTGCTGGTCGGCCCCGAGGTCTCGGTGATCGCGCTGTGCGACGGCGAGCGGCTGGTGCCGCTGCTGCCCGCCCAGGACCACAAGCGCCTGCGCGACGGCGACCAGGGGCCGAACACCGGCGGCATGGGCGCGTTCGCCCCCTCGCCGCGCATCAGCGACGCCCTGATCGACAGCATCGTCGAGCGCTGCATGCTGCCGGTGGTGCGCGAGCTGGCCGCGCGCGGCCTCACCTTCCGGGGCGCGCTCTACGCGGGCCTCATCCTCACCAGCGACGGCCCCTACGTGCTGGAGTACAACGCCCGCTTCGGCGACCCCGAGACCCAGGCCATCCTGCCGCTGCTAGAGAGCGACCTGCTGGCCGCGCTGCACGCCTGCGCCACCGGCCAGATCCAGCCCGCCATGCTCACGTGGCGGCCCGGCAGCGCCGCCTGCGTGGTGCTGGCGGCGGCGGGCTACCCCGAGTCGCCGCGCAAGGGCGACCCGATCAGCGGGCTGGAGTCGGTGGATGGCAGCGACACCATAGTGTTCCACGCCGGCACCGAGTGGGGCGAGGGCCAGGTGCGCACCAGCGGCGGGCGCGTGCTGGGCGTCACCAGCACCGGCCACACCCTGCGCGCCGCGCTCGACCGCGCCTACGAGGCGGTGGGGGGCATCAGCTTTGCGGGCATGCAGCACCGCAGCGACATCGGGAAGATCTAGCGCCATGGCAGCCTACACCATCGCCGTGCTGATCTCGGGCAGCGGCACCAACCTGCAGGCCCTGATCGACGCCGAGCGCGCGGGCGACCTGGGCGCGACCATCGGCCTGGTGGTCAGCGACCGCGCCGACGCCTACGGGCTGCGGCGCGCGCTCGACGCGGGCATCCCGGCGGCCTTCGTGCCGCTGCCCAGCGCGCCCAAGGCCCAGCGCGCCGCCACCCGCGCCGCCTGGGAGCAGCGGCTGCTGGCCGTGGTCGCGGCCTACCAGCCCCACCTGATCGTCTCATCGGGGTTCATGCGCATCCTCTCGGCCAGCTTCCTGGCCCAGTGCGGCGCGCTGGTGATCAACCAGCACCCCGCGCTGCTGCCCGACGGCGGCGGCGACAGCTTCACCACCGCCGGGGGCACCACCATCCCGGCCCTGCGCGGCGCGCACGTGGTGCCCGACGCGCTGCGGCTGGGGCTGCCGATCACCGGCTGCACGGTGCACCGCGTCACCCCGCTGGTGGATGACGGCCCCGTGCTGGCCCAGGCCGAGGTGCCCATCCGCCCCGACGACAGCGAGGACAGCCTGCACGACCGGATCAAGGCCGAGGAGCGCCGCCTGATCGTGCAGGTGGTGCGCCAGCTGGCCACGGGCGCTGCCTAGCGGCCAGCCGCCCGCTGGCACGATCCTTGCGCTCTCTGTGGCGAGCCAACGTACATCCGTTTGGCACATATGAGGTCAAGAGGAGGAAGCTATGGAGCACACCGCCTGGCCTGTGTGCAGGAAATGTGGGGAAGGCGACCTCGTGCCGCTTTCAGACTACGGGACCGACGGCGCGTCGATCCTCTACAAGGCCTGGATCTGCACCAACCCGGCGTGCGGGTTCAACCTGAAGATACACAAGGGGAACCTGTACGTGAACGAGCCGGTCAACGAGCGGACCGCGTTCCATCCCCAGCACCACCCGACCGTCCATCCCTCGTAGCCGCACGGGGGACCGCACCGGCGGGCGCGGCAGCACAGCCGCGCCCGCCCCAACCGAAAGAGCCATGGCCCACACCCAACCCAGCATCCTGCTCGCATCCGGCTCGCCCCGCCGCCGCGAGCTGCTCGGCTACCTCGGGGTCGCCTTCCAGCCCTACACCACCGACGCCGAGGACCAAGATATCACCCCGCCGCCCGAGGTCGCCGCGCACTTCCCGCCCGCCGACCTGCCCGCCCACAGCCACCCGACGCTACTAGCCTGGCGCAAAGCATCTGCCGCTTGCGAGATAGCCCCCCACAGTGTTATTATCGGTGCAGACACAATCGTGGTGCTAGATGGCGCGGTGCTGGGCAAGCCCACCAGCCCCGAGCACGCATGCGACATGCTGCGTCGGCTCGCGGGCCGCACCCACACCGTCTACACCGGCATGATCGTGTTCGATACTGAGCGAAGAATCCATGCTGCCCTTGAGCAAAGCCAGGTGGCGATCACCCCGCTCGACGAGGAAACCATACGGGCCTACGTAGCCACCGGCGAGCCGATGGACAAGGCCGGCTCCTATGGCATCCAGGGGCTAGGGGGGCGGCTCGTGCGCGAAGTCCACGGGAGCTACACCAACGTGGTGGGGCTGCCGCTCGCCCGCACCCACGCGCTGCTGGCCGCCTGCGGCCTGAGCGCGCTGGTCGACCCAGCCGAAGCATACCGCCGCTGGCTTGCTGCCCAGGGAAAGGAGCCAATGCCGTGCCCCCCAACGTTTCCGTAAGGCTGCTGATTGTGGATGACCACCCGCTGTTCCGCCAAGGCGTGCGCTTCGCCCTCTCGGTGTACGACGACATCAACATCGTCTTCGAGGCCGGCTCGGGCGAGGACGCCCTGACCTGGATAGAGGGCACCACGCCCAACCAGGAGCCAAACGTGGTGCTGTGCGACCTGAACCTGCCCGGCGTCAGCGGTCTGGATGTCACCCGACAGATGCGCCAGCACTACCCCAACCTGGGCGTGGTCATCCTCAGCATCCACGAAAGCGACGAGCAGGCATTCAACGCGCTCCAGGCCGGTGCCGCCGCCTACCGCTCGAAGGACATCAACCCCAAGGATCTGGCCGAGGTGCTGCGGCGCGTGGCCCGCGGCGAGTACGTGATCAACGACGTGGTGCTGGAGGAGCCGAAGGTGGCCAGCCGCCTGCTCTCGCAGTTCCGCAACCTGCCGCAGGATGTCACCACCGCGCCCGACGCCGACTTCCCGCTGTTCACCCCGCTCAGCGACCGCGAGATCGAGGTGCTGGAGCGGATCGCCCAGGGCGGCAGCAACAAAGAGATCGCCGACCATCTGGGGATCAGCACCCAGACGGTCAAAAACCACATCTCGTCCATCCTGCGCAAGCTCTCGCTGAACGACCGCACCCAGGCCGTGCTCTACGCCCTGCGGCGCGGCTGGATCGAGGCCCCCGAGAGCATCAACCGCGAGCCGCGCGGCACGCCCGAGGACTAGCGACCATGGCGCGGGGGCCTGCCCCCCGCGCCGCCCTGTAGGGATGCCCAAGCGCCCACCTGGAAGTGAGCAACAGCCCATGGCTGCCAACAACGACGTTCCCCACATCCCCGCCAATCGCACAACCGCCACCACGAATCACGCTTCACCTTTTTGGCACCCAAGCATATTGATGGTAGAGAGCTGTCGGCGCATCGAACGCACGCCGGAAGCCGATTGCAGCACGCCGGAAGCCGATTGCGTCACGCCGGAAGCCGATTGCGTCACGCCGGAAGCCGATTGCGTCACGCCGGAAGCCGATTGCGTCACGCCGGAAGCCGATTGCGTCGCGCGGCCTCGCCCATGCGGCGAAGGTGCACGCATATGCCTGCTGGCCATATGCCCCACCGCAGCGGGAAGGCTGCGCCCAGCGCTGGCAGGCTCATTTTTCCGACCGTTTTCCCCTGCGCGGCGTGGCGATCTGGCTTTCTTGCCCCTGAGGGCCTGGAATCTTGGTGATGTAGTACCTCGATACCTATAGCGCTTTGGCGACCTTCATAGTATCATACGGCTGCCAGCGCCAGCAGCACGATTCAAGATTCCAAGCCGCTGCGGCGATATAAACCAGGGCTAGCTCGGCGAAAAAGAGTAAACGATATATTTGCAGCTCCCGCGCCATCCTTCGCACCCCACACAATGAAAGGGTAAGACCCATGCGGATACTTGTCGCGCTCGACTACTACTACCCACACTGGACGGGCCTGACCGCCTACGCCAAACGCATCGCCGAGGGCCTGGCCCAGCGCGGCCACTCGGTCACGGTCCTGGCATCCCAGCACGAGTCCTACCTGCCCATCCAGGAGACGATCAACAACGTGCGCGTGGTGCGCGTGCCGATCGCCGGGCGCTTCAGCCGGGGCGTGATCATGCCGCTCTTCCCGATCATCGCCGCCCAGCTGGTGCGCGAGACCGACGTCATCCACATCCACACCCCCATGCCCGAGACGATCATCCTCACCGCGCTGGGGCGGCTGTTCAGCAAGCCCTCGCTTGTCACCCACCAGGGCGATGTGGTGATGCCCAAGGGCTTCAAGAACCAGATCATCCAGCAGGGCGTGCGCGTGCTCTCGCTGGGCCTGCATGTCTCCAACTATGTGGTGGTGCACAACGCCGACTATGGCCGCCACTCGACCTTCCTGCAGCAGTTCAAGCACAAGCTGGGCGCGATCTACCCGCCTGTCATCCTGCCCGAGCCAGATCTTGAGGCGATCGTGCAGAAGAAGCGCGATCTAGGGATCGAGGACAAGAAGATCATCGGCTTCGCGGGCCGCTTCGTCGAGGAGAAGGGCTTCGACATCCTGCTCCAGGCCATGCCGCTGGTCAAGCAGGCCGTGCCCGATGTGCACTTCGTGTTCGCGGGCGAGATCAACGTGGTGTACGAGAAGTTCTACGAGTCCTGCCACCCCATGATCGAGGCCAACAAGGACATCCTCACCCCACTGGGGCTGCTGCACAGCCCGCAGGATCTGGCCAACTTCTACGCCATGTGCGACATCTTCGCGCTGCCCTCGCGCACCGACTGCTTCCCGAGCGTGCAGATCGAGGCCATGGTCTGCGGCACGCCCAGCGTCACCACCGACATCCCCGGCGCACGCGAGGCCGTGCAGGTGACCGGGATGGGCAAGCTGGTGCCGCCGCTCGACCCGCAGGCCCTGGCCGAGGGCCTGATCCACATGGTCTCCGACCCGACCGTCTACAAGACCCGCTGGGAGAAGGCCCGCCAGGTGTTCGACCCCGCCGCGTCGATCGAGGCCTACGAGCACATCCTGCAGCAGCTCGACCAGCGCGTGCCGATCATGCCGCTGGCCGAGGTCGAGTCGGCGCACTAGGCTAGCATCTACAGCGGAGAAAGCGCTACCGTGAGCGAGCAGAGCACCCTGACCCAGGCATTCAGCACCTACGGCGACGAGCTCTACCAGGCCGCGCTGCTGCTCGCCCCCAGCCCCCGGCGGGCCGAGGCGCTGCTGCTGCGCGCCGCGCGCTCGCTGGCCGCCGCGCCGCCCGCCCAGCTCGATCTGCCAGGGGCGCTCGCGGCGCTGCTGGCCGCCCTGCCCGAGGCCGAGGCCAGCGCCGCACCCGGCGGCCCCTGGGCCGCCAGCCCGGCCCCGCCGCTGGCCGCGCTGGCGGCGCTGCCCGCCGCCCAGCGGCTGGCGCTCGACATGGCGCTGCGCTACGACTACCAGCCCGCCCAGGTGGCCGCGCTGTTCGGGGGCGACCGGCAGCGCGCCGAGCAGGCGCTCGCCAGCGCGCTGCTGGCCGTCGCCCCGGCGGCGCTGCCCGATCTGCCCGAGCCGCTGCGCCAGCTGGATGCCGCCCCCGAGACATGCCAGCTGGTGCGCCGCACCCTGGCCGCCCGCACCGACACCTCGTTCAACGCCCACATACGCGGCCACCTGGCCAGCTGCGCCAGCTGCCGCGCCGCCGAGCAGGCCATCGGCCAGGTGCGCGCGCTGGCCGAGCAGGCCATGCGCCGAGCCATGCGCGGCACGCCCATGCCCGCCCGCCTGGCCGAGCAGATCCAGGCGATCATCGCGCCCGCGCCGCGCGCGGCCAGGGCCGCCCAGCTGCTGCGCCAGCCGATCGTGATGCAGGGCCTGCTGCTGCTGGCCGTGCTGGGCCTGATGGCCGCGCTCATCCTGCCCAGGCCGCAGCAGCAGGCCATGGGCAGCACCAGCATCACCCCGCGCCAGCTGATCGAGCAGGCCCGCGCCACGCTCTACACCGCGCCCGAGGGCCAGCCCACGTGGCATAGCCGCTACGAGATGCGCTGGGATTTCAGCGACAAGCTCTACGCCAATCTGGTCGGCGATCTCTGGCTCGACCAGGGCGAGCAGCGCTACCGCGCCCAGCTGACCCACGCGGCTGGCGGCGCGCCCTACGAGCTGCTGCTGGCGCGCGGCGAGGACACCTGGTACAGCGCCACGCCCACCTACGGGCAGTCGATCTACGGCCTGCTCTACCCCGCCGACACGCCCAACATTCAGTTCAAGCTGCCCGAGGCCCAGCGCGGCCCGTTCCTGCAGGCCCGGCTGGCCGATGGCGCGTGGGGCTTGGCCCAGCGCTACCTTGAGCTGGGGCTGCAAGCCAAGTCGCTGCGCAGCTGGGGCCGCCAGCGCGGCGCCGACGGCAGCGAGCAGATCATCATCGGCTTCGAGGCGGCCTGCCCCACCAGCCTGAGCATGCCCCAGGAGCACCCGCCCACCGTCACCATCCTGCTGGCTATCGACGAGGCCAGCGGGCGGCTGCGCGAGATCCGCGAGCTGACGCCGCAGGGCGACGGCCAGCTGGCCAGCCGCACCATGTGGCGGCTCACCGCCGGGGAGCCGATCCCCGAAGAGCAGACCGCCACGCTGTTCAGCATCCAGCTGGCCTACAATGGCACCGGGTCGTTTGCCCGCGCCGAAAACATAGCGGATCTATACGTGCCGACCATCCCCTTCCTGATCGACTGGGTGGAGATGCGGGCGCAGATGCTGGTGCGAGAGGATGACCAGCGGGGCTGGATGCTGCCCGCCAGCCCCCCGGCAGGCGTCGACCGCGCCATGATGGTGGAGCAGGTCGATGGCAAGCGTGCGGCGATCTATCTTGGCCCCCAGAAGCGGCTGGTGATCTACAGCCCCACCTTCAACCCTGGCCGCACCATCGCCTGGCTGGCGGCGGCGCTCTCCTCGCAGTACGATCCATCCACGCCCATGCTGCCCGGCATCCCAGCGCCCGTAGACGACGACGCGGCCATGATCTTCTCCAACCTCTCATCTCAGCCCATGGAGTTCCGCCACAGCGACAGCGCGCTGATCGCGATCAAGCCCGGCCTGCACCAACACTATGGCACGCAGGTGGTGTGGAACACCGGCCAGCGGTCGCAGCAGCACGTCACCATCATCGAGTCGTTTGGCTTCAGCTACGAGGAGCTGCAGCAGGTGGTGGATAGCCTGGCCCCCTTCAACCAGCAGACCTACCGAG
The sequence above is a segment of the Chloroflexia bacterium SDU3-3 genome. Coding sequences within it:
- a CDS encoding glycosyltransferase family 4 protein — translated: MADTLTIVSPWFGAETAGGAETQARQLAAALHALGLPVEVWATDARDSFAPQVPHYPAGPGTLDGVPLRRFAITPPRAEPYVPQAVLRRGLHASLPAFPDHELRLLASLASSEDMLEAVAQERERRQFLFVLYPFPTSFWGTLLAGDRAHLLPCLHDEPYARYTTYAWMFRHARRSLHNSPAERRLAAQLYGLPPEQAVTAGEGIDLTPVGDGAAFRARRGLEGPLLMYAGRRDGSKNIPLLISYLREYWARRGTPIRLMMSGRDPLDLPASLGELVLDLGFVTPQEKADAYAAADIFVQPSTYESFSIVLMEAWLQRTCALVHADCAVTSEAAHISGGGLTFASFAEFAAALDVLLAAPEARQAMGQRGRDFVLATCRWEDVARRTAAAMGFNVAFRPYEEPPL
- the purD gene encoding phosphoribosylamine--glycine ligase; this encodes MNVLLVGGGGREHALAWKIAQSPQLGKLYIAPGNPGTAQLGENIPVEATDVAKIMDVVRARQIDFVVVGPEAPLAEGMADACLAAGVAVFGPVQAAARLESSKTFSKEVMVAAGVPTAEAHAFDRAEDAAAFVRQSGKLWVVKADGLASGKGVIVPESVDETLEAIAQLGGTSAGQRLLLEELLVGPEVSVIALCDGERLVPLLPAQDHKRLRDGDQGPNTGGMGAFAPSPRISDALIDSIVERCMLPVVRELAARGLTFRGALYAGLILTSDGPYVLEYNARFGDPETQAILPLLESDLLAALHACATGQIQPAMLTWRPGSAACVVLAAAGYPESPRKGDPISGLESVDGSDTIVFHAGTEWGEGQVRTSGGRVLGVTSTGHTLRAALDRAYEAVGGISFAGMQHRSDIGKI
- a CDS encoding phosphoribosylglycinamide formyltransferase, whose product is MAAYTIAVLISGSGTNLQALIDAERAGDLGATIGLVVSDRADAYGLRRALDAGIPAAFVPLPSAPKAQRAATRAAWEQRLLAVVAAYQPHLIVSSGFMRILSASFLAQCGALVINQHPALLPDGGGDSFTTAGGTTIPALRGAHVVPDALRLGLPITGCTVHRVTPLVDDGPVLAQAEVPIRPDDSEDSLHDRIKAEERRLIVQVVRQLATGAA
- the maf gene encoding septum formation protein Maf; protein product: MAHTQPSILLASGSPRRRELLGYLGVAFQPYTTDAEDQDITPPPEVAAHFPPADLPAHSHPTLLAWRKASAACEIAPHSVIIGADTIVVLDGAVLGKPTSPEHACDMLRRLAGRTHTVYTGMIVFDTERRIHAALEQSQVAITPLDEETIRAYVATGEPMDKAGSYGIQGLGGRLVREVHGSYTNVVGLPLARTHALLAACGLSALVDPAEAYRRWLAAQGKEPMPCPPTFP
- a CDS encoding response regulator transcription factor; this encodes MPPNVSVRLLIVDDHPLFRQGVRFALSVYDDINIVFEAGSGEDALTWIEGTTPNQEPNVVLCDLNLPGVSGLDVTRQMRQHYPNLGVVILSIHESDEQAFNALQAGAAAYRSKDINPKDLAEVLRRVARGEYVINDVVLEEPKVASRLLSQFRNLPQDVTTAPDADFPLFTPLSDREIEVLERIAQGGSNKEIADHLGISTQTVKNHISSILRKLSLNDRTQAVLYALRRGWIEAPESINREPRGTPED
- a CDS encoding glycosyltransferase family 4 protein; translation: MRILVALDYYYPHWTGLTAYAKRIAEGLAQRGHSVTVLASQHESYLPIQETINNVRVVRVPIAGRFSRGVIMPLFPIIAAQLVRETDVIHIHTPMPETIILTALGRLFSKPSLVTHQGDVVMPKGFKNQIIQQGVRVLSLGLHVSNYVVVHNADYGRHSTFLQQFKHKLGAIYPPVILPEPDLEAIVQKKRDLGIEDKKIIGFAGRFVEEKGFDILLQAMPLVKQAVPDVHFVFAGEINVVYEKFYESCHPMIEANKDILTPLGLLHSPQDLANFYAMCDIFALPSRTDCFPSVQIEAMVCGTPSVTTDIPGAREAVQVTGMGKLVPPLDPQALAEGLIHMVSDPTVYKTRWEKARQVFDPAASIEAYEHILQQLDQRVPIMPLAEVESAH